A DNA window from Pseudomonas wuhanensis contains the following coding sequences:
- a CDS encoding PA4780 family RIO1-like protein kinase: MKTPKRIEPLIEDGLVDEVLRPLMSGKEAAVYVVRCGNELRCAKVYKEANKRSFRQAAEYQEGRKVRNSRQARAMAKGSKFGKKETEDAWQNAEVAALFRLAGAGVRVPKPYDFLEGVLLMELVADEYGDAAPRLNDVVLEPDQAREYHAFLISQIVLMLCTGLVHGDLSEFNVLLTPTGPVIIDLPQAVDAAGNNHAFNMLERDVGNMASYFGRFAPELKRTKYAKEMWALYEAGTLHPASVLTGEFDEPEELADVGGIMREIEAARLDEERKQAIRAADDAPPSKAEEPPPPWMQ; encoded by the coding sequence ATGAAGACTCCAAAACGCATTGAACCCCTGATCGAGGACGGTCTGGTCGACGAGGTGCTGCGCCCACTCATGAGTGGTAAAGAAGCAGCTGTTTATGTGGTGCGCTGCGGCAACGAGCTGCGTTGTGCCAAGGTCTACAAGGAGGCGAATAAACGCAGTTTTCGTCAGGCGGCCGAGTATCAGGAAGGCCGTAAGGTGCGCAACAGCCGGCAGGCTCGAGCGATGGCCAAGGGATCCAAGTTCGGCAAGAAAGAAACCGAGGATGCCTGGCAGAATGCCGAAGTGGCGGCGTTGTTCCGCTTGGCCGGCGCCGGTGTGCGGGTACCCAAGCCGTACGACTTCCTCGAAGGCGTGCTGCTGATGGAGCTGGTGGCCGACGAGTACGGCGATGCCGCGCCGCGTCTGAATGATGTGGTGCTGGAGCCGGATCAGGCGCGCGAATATCACGCGTTTCTGATTTCGCAGATCGTGCTGATGCTGTGTACCGGTCTGGTGCACGGTGACCTGTCCGAGTTCAACGTACTGCTGACGCCGACCGGCCCGGTCATCATCGACCTGCCGCAAGCGGTGGATGCGGCGGGCAACAACCACGCGTTCAACATGCTGGAGCGGGACGTGGGCAACATGGCGTCTTACTTCGGTCGTTTTGCACCGGAGTTGAAACGCACCAAGTACGCCAAGGAAATGTGGGCGTTGTATGAAGCCGGCACTTTGCACCCGGCCAGTGTGTTGACCGGCGAGTTCGACGAGCCGGAAGAGCTGGCGGACGTCGGCGGGATCATGCGCGAGATCGAGGCGGCCCGCCTCGATGAAGAGCGCAAGCAAGCGATCCGCGCTGCGGACGATGCGCCACCGAGCAAGGCCGAAGAGCCGCCGCCACCGTGGATGCAGTGA
- a CDS encoding methyl-accepting chemotaxis protein, translating to MVATANEVARSCSQAAESADSGQRQAREGQQQIDAAVSSVDRLSQEIEQSAQSMQQLERDSNDIQSILGTIRSIAEQTNLLALNAAIEAARAGEQGRGFAVVADEVRALAKRTADSTAEIDGLLGNLAKRTSQVTQQMHASLEVSQQSVTRIGEARSSFGQIRESVDVIRDMNTQIATAAEEQHQVAEDINRHISQIHGDAQLVAELANSARLDSQSLAGLSNELDGLVRRFRT from the coding sequence ATGGTCGCCACCGCCAACGAAGTCGCGCGTTCCTGCAGCCAGGCCGCCGAGTCGGCGGACAGCGGCCAGCGCCAGGCGCGCGAAGGTCAGCAACAGATCGATGCCGCAGTGAGCAGTGTTGATCGCTTGAGCCAGGAAATCGAACAATCGGCGCAATCGATGCAACAGCTTGAGCGCGATAGCAACGACATTCAGTCGATCCTTGGGACCATTCGCTCGATCGCCGAACAAACCAACCTGCTGGCGCTGAACGCGGCCATCGAAGCGGCCCGGGCGGGTGAACAGGGTCGTGGTTTTGCGGTAGTGGCGGATGAAGTTCGCGCCCTGGCCAAACGGACTGCCGACTCCACGGCAGAAATCGACGGGCTGCTGGGCAACCTGGCCAAGCGCACCAGTCAAGTGACGCAGCAGATGCATGCGAGCCTGGAAGTGTCTCAGCAATCGGTGACCCGTATCGGCGAAGCGCGCAGCAGCTTCGGGCAGATTCGTGAATCGGTGGATGTGATTCGCGACATGAACACTCAGATCGCTACGGCGGCTGAGGAACAGCATCAAGTGGCCGAAGACATCAATCGCCACATCAGCCAGATTCATGGCGACGCGCAGTTGGTGGCGGAACTGGCAAACTCGGCGCGCCTGGATTCTCAGAGCCTGGCGGGGTTGTCGAATGAGCTGGATGGGTTGGTTCGGCGGTTCAGAACCTGA
- a CDS encoding AraC family transcriptional regulator → MPTNGQLSLERIIPTLTVLPRPLYARAESLNAGSWTPPHRHDWVQFSYAISGVLGVHTAEGSFFAPPQWGIWIPADLEHQVVTSMRAEMRSLYVRREDCQWADGRCRVLEVTPLARELIKRFCLLPVEYPQGDSQEARLVGVLLDQLASLPEVGFSLPLPRHERLLGLCNELIDSPERNATLQEWAERLGTSQKTLMRLFQRETGLSFRSWRQRMRLLSSLSLLEEGNSVTHAALSCGYDSTSAFIVAFKGLFGFTPGELFRQ, encoded by the coding sequence ATGCCGACTAACGGACAACTTTCCCTCGAACGAATCATTCCTACGCTCACGGTGTTGCCGCGACCGTTGTATGCGCGCGCGGAAAGTCTGAATGCCGGTTCGTGGACGCCGCCGCATCGTCACGATTGGGTGCAGTTTTCCTACGCCATTAGCGGCGTTCTCGGTGTGCATACCGCCGAGGGCAGTTTCTTTGCGCCGCCGCAGTGGGGCATCTGGATTCCGGCGGATCTCGAGCATCAGGTCGTGACCTCAATGCGTGCCGAGATGCGCAGCCTGTACGTGCGCCGCGAGGACTGCCAATGGGCGGACGGGCGTTGCCGGGTTCTGGAAGTCACGCCATTGGCCCGGGAGCTGATCAAGCGTTTTTGCCTGCTTCCCGTGGAATATCCACAGGGCGACAGCCAGGAGGCGCGATTGGTGGGCGTGTTGCTGGATCAATTGGCGAGTCTGCCGGAGGTGGGGTTTTCCCTGCCGTTGCCCCGGCATGAACGTTTGTTGGGCTTGTGCAACGAGCTGATCGATAGCCCGGAGCGCAATGCGACCTTGCAGGAATGGGCCGAGCGTTTGGGCACGTCGCAGAAAACCCTGATGCGCTTGTTCCAGCGTGAAACCGGCTTGAGCTTCCGCAGCTGGCGGCAGCGCATGCGGCTGCTGTCGTCATTGAGTTTGCTGGAGGAGGGGAACAGCGTGACCCATGCCGCGCTGTCTTGCGGGTATGACTCGACGTCGGCGTTTATTGTGGCGTTCAAGGGATTGTTCGGGTTTACCCCGGGGGAATTGTTTAGGCAGTAA
- a CDS encoding bile acid:sodium symporter family protein, with translation MHAFKHLKRVVTDWFLCGMLLATLLAYFFPTFGATGGGMHAEYVINIGVFLVFFLHGVNLSSEQIRHGLKNWKLHVMVQTFTFAVFPLIWLLSDKLLGSHIPSLLMLGFLYLCALPSTISSSVALTGSAGGNVPAAILNASLSSVLGIFLTPLLVSFVVGSGAGGIDLGSTLLDLCAMLLLPLVLGQLLRPFLGKFFARHKRYTNIADKLVILLLVYSAFCNSMVSGMWQQQGNGVILTALMGSTILLAIILWMTTRTARALKFSPADEIAAVFCASKKSLAAGAPMAALIFGANPGLGLILLPIMIYHPLQLIVCSVMAEGYANRNRELAAQQRAAVLNPQ, from the coding sequence ATGCATGCCTTCAAACACCTCAAACGCGTGGTCACCGACTGGTTTTTGTGCGGCATGCTGCTCGCCACGCTGCTGGCGTATTTTTTCCCGACCTTCGGCGCCACCGGCGGCGGGATGCACGCGGAGTACGTGATCAACATCGGCGTGTTTCTGGTGTTCTTCCTCCATGGGGTCAACCTCTCCAGCGAGCAGATCCGCCATGGGCTGAAAAACTGGAAGCTGCATGTGATGGTTCAAACTTTCACCTTTGCGGTGTTTCCGCTGATCTGGCTGCTGAGCGACAAGCTGCTGGGTTCGCACATCCCCTCACTGCTGATGCTCGGTTTCCTCTACCTCTGCGCCCTGCCCTCGACCATTTCCTCGTCCGTGGCCCTGACCGGCAGCGCGGGCGGCAACGTACCGGCAGCGATTCTCAACGCGAGCCTGTCCAGCGTGCTGGGGATTTTTCTGACACCGTTGCTGGTGAGTTTCGTGGTCGGTAGCGGCGCGGGGGGGATCGATCTGGGCTCAACCTTGCTCGACTTGTGCGCCATGCTGCTGTTGCCGCTGGTGCTTGGGCAATTGCTGCGGCCGTTCCTGGGCAAGTTTTTCGCTCGGCACAAGCGCTACACCAACATCGCCGACAAACTGGTGATTCTGCTGCTGGTGTACTCGGCGTTCTGCAACTCGATGGTGTCGGGGATGTGGCAGCAACAGGGCAACGGCGTGATTCTGACTGCGCTGATGGGCAGTACGATTTTGCTGGCAATCATCCTGTGGATGACCACCCGCACCGCTCGCGCGCTGAAGTTCAGCCCTGCCGATGAGATTGCCGCGGTGTTCTGCGCCAGCAAAAAATCCCTGGCGGCCGGCGCACCGATGGCGGCGCTGATCTTCGGTGCCAACCCCGGCCTTGGCCTGATTCTGCTGCCGATCATGATCTATCACCCGTTGCAGTTGATCGTCTGCTCGGTGATGGCCGAGGGTTACGCCAACCGCAACCGGGAACTGGCCGCGCAGCAACGCGCGGCAGTGCTCAACCCTCAATAA
- a CDS encoding acetyl-CoA C-acetyltransferase, translated as MTQLRRVAIIGGNRIPFARSNGPYATASNQAMFTAALEGLIERYNLHGVRMGEVAAGALLKYLRDYGLTRECVLGSRLSPTTPAYDVQQACGTGLEATLLVANKIALGQIECGIAGGVDTASDVPIGVNESLRKILLQANRARSTADKLKTFLQLRPRHLMPDFPSIGEPRTGLSMGQHCEMMAQTWSIPRDEQDQLTQESHQKLAASYAEGWHNDLMTPFLGLTRDNNLRPDLTLEKLASLKPAFEKSAKGTLTAGNSTPLTDGASVVLLGSEEWARERGLPILAYWRDGEAAAVDFVNGAEGLLMAPAYAVPRLLARNGLTLQDFDYYEIHEAFAAQVLCTLKAWEDPEFCKTRLGLEAPLGSIDRSRLNVKGSSLAAGHPFAATGARIVANLAKLLDAAGKGRGLISICAAGGQGVTAIIER; from the coding sequence ATGACTCAGCTGCGCCGCGTCGCGATTATCGGTGGTAACCGTATTCCCTTTGCCCGGTCCAACGGGCCGTACGCCACTGCCAGTAACCAGGCGATGTTCACCGCAGCACTGGAAGGCCTGATCGAGCGCTATAACCTGCATGGTGTGCGCATGGGTGAAGTGGCGGCGGGTGCGCTGCTCAAGTATTTGCGCGATTACGGCCTGACCCGCGAATGCGTGCTGGGCTCGCGGTTGTCGCCGACGACGCCGGCCTATGACGTCCAGCAAGCCTGCGGCACGGGGCTGGAGGCGACGTTGTTGGTGGCGAACAAAATTGCCCTGGGTCAGATCGAATGTGGCATTGCCGGCGGTGTCGACACAGCCTCGGACGTGCCGATCGGTGTCAACGAAAGCCTGCGCAAGATCCTCTTGCAAGCCAACCGCGCCCGAAGCACCGCCGACAAACTGAAAACCTTCCTGCAACTGCGTCCCCGCCACTTGATGCCCGACTTCCCAAGCATCGGCGAGCCGCGTACCGGCCTGTCGATGGGCCAACACTGTGAAATGATGGCTCAGACCTGGAGCATCCCGCGCGATGAGCAGGATCAGCTGACCCAGGAAAGCCATCAGAAACTGGCCGCGTCCTACGCCGAAGGTTGGCACAACGACTTGATGACGCCGTTCCTCGGCCTCACCCGGGACAACAACCTGCGCCCGGATCTGACCCTGGAAAAACTCGCCTCACTGAAACCGGCCTTCGAGAAAAGCGCCAAGGGCACCCTGACCGCGGGCAACTCCACGCCACTCACCGATGGGGCGTCGGTGGTGCTGCTGGGCAGTGAGGAATGGGCGAGAGAGCGCGGCTTGCCGATCCTCGCCTATTGGCGTGACGGCGAAGCGGCGGCGGTGGATTTCGTCAACGGCGCAGAAGGGCTGCTCATGGCGCCGGCTTATGCCGTGCCGCGTTTGCTGGCGCGTAACGGCCTGACCTTGCAGGATTTCGATTACTACGAAATCCACGAAGCATTCGCCGCTCAGGTGCTCTGCACACTCAAGGCCTGGGAAGATCCGGAGTTCTGCAAAACCCGTCTCGGTCTCGAGGCGCCGCTGGGCTCCATCGACCGCAGCCGGCTCAATGTCAAAGGCAGCTCACTGGCCGCCGGGCATCCGTTTGCCGCCACCGGTGCGCGCATCGTCGCCAACCTGGCGAAACTGCTGGACGCGGCGGGCAAGGGCCGAGGGTTGATCTCGATCTGCGCCGCTGGCGGTCAGGGCGTGACGGCGATTATCGAGCGCTGA
- a CDS encoding 3-oxoacyl-ACP reductase, whose product MSDRYIDFANSSIGHRVVGALGLPSPVRLERWQAGRLRPIEGALLIGGGPLTEKVGSLANRLTDTIYSYGTDPTLATAWIPGHGQKLKAVVYDASDLVQVDQLKQLREFFQPLMKNLDHHAHLVILGRAPETLSDPFAASAQRALEGFSRSLAKELRSGGTLQLIYVGEGAEDQLEGPLRFFLSPKSAFISGQVIRLKACEAQVMDWSRPLSGRKALVTGAARGIGASIAETLARDGAEVILLDVPPAKSDLEALAARLGGRGITLDICAEDAAAQLIEHLPDGIDIVVHNAGITRDKTLANMTPEFWDAVLAVNLNAPQVLTKALLDSGTLRDNGRVILLASISGIAGNRGQTNYAASKAGLIGLAQAWAPLLSERGISINAVAPGFIETQMTAHLPFGVREAGRRLSSLGQGGLPQDVAEAVAWLAQPGTGAFTGQALRICGQSVLGA is encoded by the coding sequence ATGTCTGACCGCTATATCGACTTCGCCAATTCGTCCATCGGCCATCGTGTGGTCGGTGCCCTGGGTCTGCCGTCGCCGGTACGACTGGAACGCTGGCAAGCAGGCCGGCTGCGGCCAATCGAGGGGGCGTTGTTGATTGGCGGCGGCCCGCTGACAGAAAAAGTGGGCAGCCTCGCCAACCGCCTGACCGACACGATTTACAGCTACGGCACCGATCCGACCCTGGCCACCGCGTGGATTCCCGGCCACGGTCAGAAACTCAAAGCCGTGGTGTACGACGCCAGTGACCTGGTGCAGGTCGATCAGCTGAAACAGCTGCGCGAGTTCTTCCAGCCGCTGATGAAAAACCTCGATCACCATGCACATCTGGTGATTCTTGGCCGAGCGCCAGAGACCTTGAGCGATCCCTTCGCCGCCAGCGCCCAACGCGCCCTTGAAGGGTTCAGCCGTTCGTTGGCCAAGGAACTGCGCAGCGGCGGTACTTTGCAGCTGATCTATGTCGGCGAAGGTGCCGAAGATCAACTGGAAGGCCCATTGCGGTTTTTCCTCTCGCCCAAAAGCGCGTTCATTTCCGGGCAAGTCATTCGCTTGAAGGCGTGTGAGGCGCAGGTGATGGACTGGAGTCGTCCCTTGTCGGGACGCAAGGCACTTGTGACGGGCGCGGCTCGCGGCATCGGCGCTTCGATCGCTGAAACCCTGGCCCGCGACGGCGCCGAGGTGATTTTGCTCGACGTGCCACCGGCCAAGAGCGATCTAGAAGCCTTGGCCGCACGCCTCGGCGGGCGCGGCATCACCCTGGATATCTGCGCCGAAGACGCCGCCGCACAATTGATCGAGCACTTGCCCGATGGCATCGACATCGTGGTCCACAACGCGGGCATCACCCGCGACAAAACCCTGGCCAACATGACCCCGGAATTCTGGGACGCGGTGTTGGCGGTCAACCTCAACGCGCCGCAAGTGCTCACCAAGGCTTTGCTCGACAGCGGCACCTTGCGCGACAACGGCCGAGTGATTCTGCTGGCGTCCATCAGCGGCATCGCCGGCAATCGCGGGCAAACCAACTACGCGGCGAGCAAGGCCGGGTTGATCGGCCTGGCCCAAGCCTGGGCGCCGCTGCTGAGTGAGCGCGGCATCAGCATCAACGCCGTAGCGCCAGGGTTCATCGAAACCCAAATGACCGCGCACCTGCCCTTCGGCGTGCGCGAAGCTGGGCGACGCTTGAGTTCGTTGGGCCAGGGCGGCCTGCCACAAGACGTCGCCGAAGCCGTGGCCTGGCTGGCACAACCGGGCACTGGAGCATTTACCGGGCAAGCATTGCGCATTTGTGGGCAAAGCGTTTTGGGAGCCTGA
- a CDS encoding MaoC family dehydratase translates to MTTNWQTLHSEPGLQTLYVKAAMRRKITGTTLPDLGYHCWVNVDPKRLEAYRKVCGFADNGLLPPTYPHILAFALQMQLLTAKAFPFPLLGLIHLSNRIRILRPMGGVHRVRVSVKVQNLQPHAKGATFNLVTTLDDQLGPLWEAESQMLCRGVKLEGEPVEEAFASTLSLTEVAHWKAPADIGRRYAKVSGDYNPIHLSAISAKLFGFPSAIAHGLWNKARTLAALTDHLPTANVEMAVQFRKPVRLPSEVTLMSSAAGSSGDFQLMGAGDLEHMVGQWRPVA, encoded by the coding sequence ATGACCACCAACTGGCAAACACTCCATAGCGAACCGGGCCTGCAAACGCTGTATGTGAAGGCGGCAATGCGACGAAAAATCACCGGCACCACCCTGCCTGACCTGGGTTATCACTGCTGGGTCAATGTCGATCCGAAACGCCTGGAAGCTTATCGCAAGGTGTGTGGCTTCGCCGACAACGGGCTGCTACCACCGACGTATCCACACATCCTGGCGTTTGCCTTGCAGATGCAATTGCTCACGGCCAAAGCGTTTCCATTCCCGCTGCTGGGGCTGATTCACTTGAGCAATCGCATCCGCATCTTGCGCCCCATGGGCGGCGTGCACCGGGTGCGGGTCAGCGTGAAAGTGCAGAACCTGCAACCCCATGCCAAGGGTGCGACGTTCAATTTGGTGACGACGCTCGATGATCAGTTGGGGCCGCTGTGGGAGGCTGAAAGCCAGATGCTCTGTCGCGGCGTCAAACTGGAAGGCGAGCCTGTCGAGGAAGCGTTTGCATCAACGCTGTCACTGACCGAAGTGGCCCACTGGAAAGCGCCAGCGGACATTGGCCGCCGATACGCCAAGGTGTCCGGGGATTACAACCCGATCCACCTGAGTGCGATCAGCGCGAAGCTCTTTGGCTTTCCCAGCGCCATCGCCCATGGTCTATGGAACAAGGCCCGTACGCTGGCAGCCCTGACCGATCATTTACCAACGGCCAACGTCGAGATGGCGGTGCAGTTCAGAAAACCGGTGCGCCTTCCCAGTGAAGTGACGCTGATGTCCAGCGCGGCGGGGTCCAGCGGGGATTTTCAGTTGATGGGCGCGGGGGATCTGGAACACATGGTGGGGCAGTGGCGGCCGGTTGCCTGA
- a CDS encoding response regulator, which produces MNAPAIPRQQLLLVDDEEDALLELAELLEGEGFTCFTATSVKLALHHLTCHPDIALVITDLRMPEESGMSLIKRLREHTARQHLPVIVTSGHADMEDVSDMLRLQVLDLFRKPIYHVRLLETLNNLFPQPRGLVGS; this is translated from the coding sequence ATGAACGCTCCAGCGATTCCTCGCCAACAGCTTCTTCTGGTCGATGATGAGGAGGATGCGTTGCTGGAATTGGCCGAGTTGCTGGAGGGCGAGGGCTTTACTTGTTTTACCGCAACGTCGGTCAAACTCGCTCTTCATCATTTGACTTGTCATCCTGATATTGCGCTGGTGATTACTGATTTGCGGATGCCGGAGGAGAGTGGCATGTCGTTGATCAAGCGGTTGCGTGAGCATACGGCCCGTCAGCATTTGCCGGTGATTGTGACGTCGGGGCATGCGGATATGGAGGATGTGAGTGATATGTTGCGGTTGCAGGTGCTGGACTTGTTTCGCAAGCCGATTTATCACGTGCGGTTGTTGGAGACGTTGAATAATTTGTTTCCGCAGCCTCGGGGTTTGGTCGGTTCCTGA
- a CDS encoding Flp family type IVb pilin, translating into MSFTKVVQKIKSEIVSYKGLAKETEGASGIEYAIIAGMVAVALAAFATPIATSVTDMFTTISAAL; encoded by the coding sequence ATGTCCTTTACTAAAGTTGTTCAGAAGATCAAATCCGAAATCGTTTCTTACAAAGGTCTGGCCAAAGAGACTGAAGGTGCTTCGGGTATCGAGTACGCGATTATTGCGGGTATGGTGGCCGTTGCGCTGGCAGCATTTGCGACACCCATCGCCACGAGTGTCACCGACATGTTCACCACAATTTCCGCCGCGCTTTGA
- the cpaB gene encoding Flp pilus assembly protein CpaB has protein sequence MNSRVTMGLAGLFLVGAIIAGYWGLALSRQPVPESVAQPGTSSTPLLAPADDPTRQPVVVLLRDIAPFEQITAADVTVEKLRTAPAGSLSRLDQAIGRMPWRTLTAGSWLNDESFETGGALARMIRPDERALAVAADDVINVGGQLSPGDYVDVLLFLRMDTNNLQQSAQVVVPALRVLGVGDQLGLMNDGQPANPARSNEERLKQEQQRASARTVLLAVPEPLLSRLMLAAQVGVLRLAVRSAEEKRLNQYWAGNRDSKASLASANRELVQFSQLALAGTPKPVSGGAAPRKTGVEVIRGNEVTQQTP, from the coding sequence ATGAACAGTCGCGTCACCATGGGCCTGGCCGGGCTTTTTCTGGTAGGCGCCATCATTGCCGGTTACTGGGGGCTGGCGCTGAGTCGCCAACCGGTACCCGAATCCGTCGCGCAACCCGGCACATCATCGACCCCACTACTGGCGCCGGCGGACGACCCGACCCGCCAACCGGTGGTTGTGCTGCTGCGTGACATAGCACCGTTCGAACAAATCACCGCAGCCGATGTGACCGTGGAGAAACTCCGTACCGCTCCGGCCGGCAGCCTGTCCCGTCTTGATCAAGCCATTGGCCGAATGCCTTGGCGCACGCTGACTGCCGGCAGTTGGCTCAATGATGAAAGTTTCGAAACCGGCGGGGCGCTGGCACGAATGATCCGCCCCGATGAGCGCGCCCTCGCCGTGGCGGCGGATGATGTGATCAATGTCGGCGGTCAACTGAGCCCCGGCGACTATGTCGACGTCCTGCTGTTTCTGCGCATGGACACCAACAACCTCCAGCAATCGGCCCAGGTCGTGGTCCCGGCATTGCGGGTGCTGGGTGTCGGCGACCAGTTGGGGCTGATGAACGATGGCCAGCCTGCCAACCCGGCGCGCAGCAACGAAGAAAGACTCAAGCAGGAACAGCAGCGCGCCAGCGCCCGCACCGTTTTGCTCGCCGTCCCCGAACCTCTCTTGAGTCGCCTGATGCTCGCGGCGCAGGTCGGTGTTTTGCGCCTGGCCGTGCGCAGCGCCGAGGAAAAACGCCTGAACCAATACTGGGCCGGCAACCGTGATTCAAAGGCGAGCCTGGCCAGTGCCAATCGCGAACTGGTGCAGTTCAGTCAACTGGCCCTGGCCGGCACCCCCAAACCCGTAAGCGGCGGCGCGGCACCGCGCAAGACGGGCGTGGAAGTCATCCGCGGCAATGAAGTCACCCAACAAACGCCCTGA